From one Sciurus carolinensis chromosome 9, mSciCar1.2, whole genome shotgun sequence genomic stretch:
- the Rassf1 gene encoding ras association domain-containing protein 1 isoform X2, translated as MGEAETPSFEMTWSSTTSSGYCSQEDSDSELEQYFTARTSLVRRPRRDQDDPVEWETPDLSQAEIEQKIKEYNGQINSNLFMSLNKDGSYTGFIKVQLKLVRPVSVPSNKKPPSLQDARRGPGRGTAVKRRTSFYLPKDAVKHLHVLSRTRAREVIEALLRKFLVVDDPRKFALFERAERNGQVYLRKLSDDEQPLRLRLLAGPSEKTLSFILKENDSGEVNWDAFSMPELHNFLRILQREEEEHLRQILQKYSHCRQKIQEALHACPLG; from the exons ATGGGTGAGGCGGAAACGCCTTCTTTCGAGATGACCTGGAGCAGCACGACAAGCAGTGGCTACTGCAGCCAAGAGGACTCAGACTCGGAGCTCGAGCAGTACTTCACGGCGCGTACCTCGTTGGTCCGCAGGCCGCGCAGGGACCAG GATGATCCTGTGGAATGGGAGACACCTGATCTTTCTCAGGCTGAGATTGAACAGAAGATCAAGGAGTACAATGGACAGATCAACAGCAACCTCTTCATGAGCCTG aaCAAGGATGGCTCCTACACAGGCTTCATCAAGGTTCAGCTGAAGCTGGTCCGCCCTGTCTCAGTGCCTTCCAACAAGAAACCACCCTCCTTACAGGATGCCCGGAGGGGCCCAGGACGGGGTACAGCTGTGAAGCGACGCACTTCCTTTTACCTGCCCAAGGATGCTGTCAAGCATCTACATGTGCTGTCACGCACACGGGCACGCGAGGTAATTGAAGCCCTGCTGCGCAAATTCTTGGTGGTGGATGATCCTCGCAAGTTTGCACTCTTTGAACGGGCTGAGCGTAATGGCCAAG TGTACTTGCGGAAGCTGTCAGATGATGAGCAGCCCTTGCGTCTGCGACTCCTTGCAGGACCAAGTGAGAAGACCCTGAGCTTTATCCTAAAGGAGAATGACTCTGGGGAGGTGAAT TGGGATGCCTTCAGCATGCCTGAACTACACAATTTCCTACGCATCTTGCAGCGAGAAGAAGAAGAACACCTCCGCCAGATCCTGCAGAAGTACTCCCATTGCCGCCAAAAGATCCAAGAGGCCCTGCATGCCTGCCCCCTGGGGTGA
- the Rassf1 gene encoding ras association domain-containing protein 1 isoform X1, protein MSLNKDGSYTGFIKVQLKLVRPVSVPSNKKPPSLQDARRGPGRGTAVKRRTSFYLPKDAVKHLHVLSRTRAREVIEALLRKFLVVDDPRKFALFERAERNGQVYLRKLSDDEQPLRLRLLAGPSEKTLSFILKENDSGEVNWDAFSMPELHNFLRILQREEEEHLRQILQKYSHCRQKIQEALHACPLG, encoded by the exons ATGAGCCTG aaCAAGGATGGCTCCTACACAGGCTTCATCAAGGTTCAGCTGAAGCTGGTCCGCCCTGTCTCAGTGCCTTCCAACAAGAAACCACCCTCCTTACAGGATGCCCGGAGGGGCCCAGGACGGGGTACAGCTGTGAAGCGACGCACTTCCTTTTACCTGCCCAAGGATGCTGTCAAGCATCTACATGTGCTGTCACGCACACGGGCACGCGAGGTAATTGAAGCCCTGCTGCGCAAATTCTTGGTGGTGGATGATCCTCGCAAGTTTGCACTCTTTGAACGGGCTGAGCGTAATGGCCAAG TGTACTTGCGGAAGCTGTCAGATGATGAGCAGCCCTTGCGTCTGCGACTCCTTGCAGGACCAAGTGAGAAGACCCTGAGCTTTATCCTAAAGGAGAATGACTCTGGGGAGGTGAAT TGGGATGCCTTCAGCATGCCTGAACTACACAATTTCCTACGCATCTTGCAGCGAGAAGAAGAAGAACACCTCCGCCAGATCCTGCAGAAGTACTCCCATTGCCGCCAAAAGATCCAAGAGGCCCTGCATGCCTGCCCCCTGGGGTGA
- the Tusc2 gene encoding tumor suppressor candidate 2 — translation MGASGSKARGLWPFASAAGGGGPEAAGTEQALVRPRGRPVPPFVFTRRGSMFYDEDGDLAHEFYEETIVTKNGQKRAKLRRVHKNLIPQGFVKLDPPRLHVDFPVILYEV, via the exons ATGGGCGCCAGCGGCTCCAAAGCTCGGGGCCTTTGGCCCTTCGCCTCGGCGGCAGGGGGCGGCGGCCCGGAGGCAGCGGGCACTGAACAAGCTTTGGTGCGGCCTCGAGGCCGACCGGTGCCCCCCTTCGTATTCACGCGCCGCGG CTCCATGTTCTATGACGAGGATGGGGATCTGGCTCACGAGTTCTATGAAGAGACAATCGTCACCAAGAACGGGCAGAAGCGGGCCAAACTGAGACGGGTGCATAAGAATCTGATTCCTCAG GGCTTCGTGAAGCTGGATCCCCCCCGCCTCCATGTGGATTTCCCTGTGATTCTCTATGAGGTGTGA